The Styela clava chromosome 2, kaStyClav1.hap1.2, whole genome shotgun sequence genome contains a region encoding:
- the LOC120336533 gene encoding alanine--tRNA ligase, cytoplasmic-like, with translation MDSSLTSQKIRQMFIDFFKKKYEHWYVHSSATIPLDDPTLLFTNAGMNQYKSIFLGTIDPSSPLAKCNRAVNSQKCIRAGGKHNDLDDVGKDTYHHTFFEMLGSWSFGDYFKKGAIEMAWELLTEVFKIPKDRLYVTYFEGHEGSGLAADDEARDLWLSMGVQPNRIIKGDMKDNFWEMGDTGPCGPCSEIHYDRIGGRDAAHLVNMDDPDVLEIWNLVFIQFNRESGGGLKPLAKKHIDTGMGLERIVSVIQDKRSNYDTDMFMPIFEYIEKTIGVRPYAGKLGEEDEGGIDMAYRVLADHARTLTVALADGGRPDNTGRGYVLRRILRRAVRFASEKLNAKPGFFGSIVNVVVQILGDAFPEIAKDPQSIIDIINEEEEQFLKTLTRGHRILTRKVNNLPDGGKVLPGDVAWLLYDTYGFPVDLTQLMVEENGMSVNMDEFENAKQEAKLRSQSEGSLIDDTVKFDVHAITELQKSGLPPTDNSPKYSYTADENGNYKFDLITGVVKQIRCEGKFVDSVSSGQFCGLLLDKTNFYPEQGGQIYDQGYINKANDDQTEFSVKNCQVHGGYVLHTGTVAGTLSVGDEVCLYIDEKRRRSVMSNHTSTHMLNFGLRKVLGEADQRGSLVAPDRLRFDFTAKKAMNAKEIKETERIVNEMIGNKETVYAKVCELANAKAIQGLRAIFDETYPDPVRVLSVGKPVDDMIKDPTSPAGKVTSVEFCGGTHLLNSGHAGKFIIVSEEAIAKGIRRIVGVTGAEAARADRKADLHEGALKQIEGSLDQCKSGNISSRALVKKITEFTEELGSSVMSQWKKDEFRERAKTVKKKLDDADRAARQEAVKKMLETTKEKIFADQNCPLVVMELNVASDTKALNEAMKLYKSHSPKTAVMLLSVDKEAEKIVCLSQVSKETASTGLKANEWVQEISKVIDGKGGGKDLNAQAVGKKWLELDKAIEIATSFAKMKLEN, from the coding sequence ATGGATTCCAGTCTCACCTCGCAAAAGATTCGTCAAATGTTTATTGATTTCTTCAAAAAGAAATACGAACATTGGTATGTACATTCATCTGCAACAATTCCACTTGATGATCCAACATTGCTTTTCACAAATGCAGGAATGAATCAGTACAAATCAATATTTCTTGGAACTATCGATCCATCCAGTCCATTAGCGAAGTGCAATCGTGCAGTGAACTCTCAAAAATGCATCCGTGCCGGTGGAAAACACAACGATTTGGATGATGTTGGCAAAGATACATATCATCATACTTTTTTCGAAATGCTCGGAAGTTGGTCATTTGGTGACTATTTCAAGAAGGGAGCTATTGAAATGGCATGGGAGTTGCTTACCGAAGTCTTCAAAATTCCTAAAGATCGGCTATATGTGACATACTTCGAAGGCCATGAAGGCAGTGGCCTTGCTGCTGATGATGAAGCTCGAGATCTTTGGTTGTCAATGGGTGTGCAACCCAACAGGATTATAAAAGGTGATATGAAAGACAACTTCTGGGAAATGGGAGATACTGGACCTTGTGGACCCTGTTCCGAGATTCACTATGACAGAATTGGTGGACGTGATGCTGCTCATTTGGTAAACATGGATGATCCTGACGTTCTTGAAATCTGGAATCTGGTTTTTATACAGTTCAATAGAGAATCCGGAGGTGGGTTGAAACCTTTAGCTAAAAAACATATTGAcactggtatgggattagaaaGAATTGTATCAGTTATTCAAGATAAACGATCCAATTACGATACAGACATGTTCATGccaatattcgaatacattgaAAAAACAATCGGTGTTAGACCCTATGCTGGTAAATTAGGAGAAGAAGATGAGGGAGGTATTGATATGGCATACAGAGTACTGGCAGATCATGCCAGGACACTAACTGTTGCATTGGCAGATGGCGGTCGTCCTGATAATACTGGCAGAGGATATGTGTTGAGACGAATTCTTAGACGTGCAGTACGATTCGCAAGTGAAAAACTCAATGCTAAACCTGGATTCTTTGGATCAATCGTTAATGTGGTTGTACAAATATTAGGCGATGCTTTTCCCGAAATTGCCAAAGATCCTCAGTCTATTATAGACATTATCAATGAAGAAGAAGAACAATTCCTCAAAACTTTGACACGTGGTCATCGAATTTTAACAAGGAAAGTTAATAACCTGCCAGATGGTGGAAAAGTTTTACCAGGTGATGTAGCATGGCTTCTATATGACACTTATGGATTTCCTGTTGATCTCACTCAACTTATGGTGGAGGAAAATGGTATGTCTGTAAATATGGATGAATTTGAAAATGCCAAGCAAGAAGCCAAATTGAGATCTCAAAGTGAAGGCTCTCTTATTGACGACACAGTAAAATTTGATGTTCATGCAATTACTGAGCTACAAAAGTCTGGTCTCCCACCAACAGACAACAGTCCTAAGTATTCGTACACTGCAGATGAAAAcggaaattataaatttgacttgatCACAGGCGTTGTGAAGCAAATAAGATGTGAAGGAAAATTTGTGGATTCTGTTTCTTCCGGTCAATTTTGTGGATTGCTTCTTGACAAAACTAACTTCTATCCTGAACAAGGTGGCCAGATTTATGACCAAGGTTACATCAATAAAGCAAATGACGATCAAACAGAATTTTCCGTTAAAAATTGCCAGGTGCATGGTGGTTATGTTCTTCATACTGGAACGGTTGCTGGTACATTGAGCGTGGGTGATGAAGTGTGCTTATATATTGATGAAAAAAGACGTAGATCTGTGATGAGTAACCACACTTCAACACATATGCTCAACTTTGGACTCAGAAAAGTTTTAGGAGAAGCTGATCAGCGTGGCTCCCTTGTCGCTCCTGACCGATTGCGATTTGATTTTACCGCCAAAAAAGCCATGAATGCtaaagaaataaaagaaacCGAAAGAATTGTCAATGAAATGATCGGTAATAAGGAAACTGTGTATGCAAAAGTTTGCGAACTCGCTAATGCTAAAGCAATTCAAGGTCTGCGTGCAATTTTCGATGAAACCTACCCTGACCCTGTTAGGGTTCTTTCTGTTGGAAAACCAGTTGATGACATGATCAAAGATCCAACTTCACCAGCTGGAAAGGTTACTTCAGTGGAATTCTGTGGTGGCACCCACTTACTGAATAGCGGTCATGCTGGAAAGTTTATTATTGTATCTGAAGAAGCCATCGCCAAAGGAATTCGTCGTATTGTTGGTGTTACTGGAGCTGAGGCAGCACGTGCTGATAGAAAAGCTGATCTTCATGAAGGAGCATTGAAACAAATAGAGGGCAGCCTTGATCAATGTAAAAGTGGAAATATTTCTTCTAGAGCTCTTGTCAAGAAAATAACGGAATTTACAGAAGAACTTGGAAGCTCTGTTATGTCACAATGGAAGAAAGATGAATTCAGAGAGCGtgcaaaaactgtgaaaaagaAATTAGACGATGCTGATCGTGCAGCAAGACAAGAAGCTGTGAAGAAAATGCTGGAAACAACAAAAGAGAAAATATTTGCTGATCAAAATTGTCCTCTTGTTGTAATGGAACTGAATGTTGCATCTGATACAAAAGCACTTAATGAAGCCATGAAATTGTATAAAAGCCATTCCCCAAAAACTGCTGTTATGTTATTGAGTGTAGATAAAGAAGCAGAAAAAATTGTCTGCCTGAGTCAAGTTTCAAAAGAAACTGCTTCTACTGGATTAAAAGCAAATGAATGGGTTCAAGAAATATCAAAGGTAATTGATGGAAAAGGTGGTGGCAAAGACCTCAATGCACAAGCTGTCGGGAAGAAATGGCTTGAATTAGACAAAGCTATTGAAATAGCAACCAGTTTTGCCAAAATGAAACTAGAAAATTGA